From the genome of Nicotiana sylvestris chromosome 2, ASM39365v2, whole genome shotgun sequence, one region includes:
- the LOC138883750 gene encoding uncharacterized protein has protein sequence MEKNADSDANLPPTILQSVTWKFKWGKSLKRDPKQYGETNDEVHIDIDDNVEETQEDVNPSRDHVVDILEPAVQKAKETLPKPPPPYPQRLAKKNRENQFKKFIDMMKSLLINSPLVEALEQMSGYAKFTYDLVTKKRSMNCETIKTTHQVSAIVHSMTPKLEDPGAFTIPCIIGIAEFAKVLCDLGASINLMPYSVYKTLGIRKPRTTSMRLQMADRTMKRPLGVIEDVLVRCDTLILLADFIILDCEVNYKVPIILGRPFLTTGKDLVDVEARELTFRIGDEKVVFHVCKSMRQPNSNKVFSFIDLVTDVIVNETSVVINVDDTLEAILLNIDDEEMEGLLGMTTPHTKPSTEDPPILELKPFPAHLQYEFLVLSSTLPVIHSSCLTDVQINLEEGAKPSIEHQRRLNESMQVVVKKDIIKWLDAGVVYPISVVRGLLQFNVSQRKGVYDGDRHGMVEDYLEVYMEDFSVVRNSFDDCLANLDKVLARCEEINLVLNWEKCHFIVEKGIFFGDKISKNGIEVDKAKIDVISKLPPPTSKDAKFHFNDDCIRAIELLKFKLTTTLIITTPNWSVPFELMCNASDVVVGTVLEQYINKIFHLVYYASKTMNSAQVNYTVTEKELLAIVFAIETFLPYLMGAKVIVHTDHAALRYLMNKKDYKPRLMRWVLLLQEFYIDIQDLKGSENQVADHLSCLEEEGRPHDGLEINDSFPDKQHLAISMKEVEWFANLVNFLVSDGVIRRCVLEEEKCEILGACNSSPYSGYHGGAITAAKVLSCGFYWPTLYKDAGDLVKRCDEC, from the exons ATGGAGAAGAATGCTGATTCTGATGCCAACTTGcctcccacaatacttcaatccgtAACTTGGAAGTTCAAATGGGGAAAATCTCTCAA ACGAGACCCCAAACAATATGGTGAAACAAATGATGAAGTGCATATTGATATTGATGACAATGTTGAAGAGACTCAAGAggacgtgaacccatctagggatcACGTTGTTGACATACTAGAACCGGCAGTACAAAAGGCTAAGGAAACATTGCCTAAGCCTCCTCctccatatcctcaaaggcttgccaagAAAAATAGAgagaatcaattcaaaaagttcattgacatgatgaagagcctatTGATCAATTCTCCATTGGTTGAAGCTTTGGAGCAAATGTCTGGTTATGCAAAGTTTACGTATGATTTAGtgacaaagaagaggtcgatgaattgtgaaactataaaaacTACTCATCAAGTTAGTGCAATTGTGCATTCAATGACTCCCAAGTTGgaggatcccggtgctttcacgaTTCCTTGTATAATTGGAATTGCTGAGTTTGCAAAAGttctttgtgatcttggggcaagtataaatttgatgccctattcggttTACAAGACTTTGGGAATTAGGAAACCAAGAACCACatctatgagattacaaatggccgATCGTACCATGAAGAGACCCTTGGGAGTGATTGAGGATGTGTTGGTTCGTTGTGATACATTAATTCTTTTAGCGGATTTCATCAttcttgattgtgaggttaaCTATaaggtgccgattattcttggtagacctTTCCTTACTACGGGGAAGGATCTTGTTGATGTCGAAGCCAGAGAACTTACCTTCCGTATTGGTGATGAAAAAGTAGttttccatgtgtgtaagtcCATGAGGCAACCCAATAGCAATAAGGTGTTCTCTTTTATAGACTTGGTGACCGATGTGATTGTGAATGAAACAAGTGTTGTGATAAATGTTGATGATACATTGGAGGCCATCTTGCTCAACATTGATGATGAAGAGATGGAGGGGCTTCTtggaat gacgACTCCTCATACAAAGCCTTCAACTGAAGATCCTCCTatcttggagttgaagccatttcCTGCGCATCTTCAGTATGAATTTCTCGTCCTttcttctactttaccagttattcatTCCTCTTGTTTGACTGACGTGCAG attaacttggaggaaggtgccaaaccatctattgaacatcaaagaagACTCAATGAATCCATGCAAGTGGTTGTCAAAAAGGAtatcatcaagtggttggatgccggggttgtctACCCTATTTCcgtagttcgtggacttctccagttcaatgtgtcccaaagaaagggg gtgtatgatggcgaTCGTCATGGAATGGTGGAGGATTACCTTGAAGTCTACATGGAGGACTTCTCGGTGGTCAGAAATTCCTTTGATGATTGTCTCGCAAACTTGGATAAAGtgttggcaagatgtgaagaaataaatttggtgctcaattgggagaagtgtcatttcatAGTCGAGAAAGGTATTTTCTTTGGCgataagatctcaaagaatggcattgaagtcgacaaggcaaagattgatgtaatttctaaacttccacctccaacttcg AAAGATGCTAAGTTCcacttcaatgatgattgcataaGAGCCATTGAATTGCTAAAattcaagttgactactactctcATTATCACCACTCCAAATTGGAGCgttccttttgagctcatgtgcaatGCAAGCGATGTAGTGGTTGGGACTGTTTTGGAGCAATACATCAACAAGATCTTTCATCTGGTCTACTATGCTagcaagaccatgaatagtgcccaagtcaactataccGTTACAGAGAAAGAGCTCCTTGCCATTGTATTTGCTATTGAGACGTTCCTcccgtacttgatgggtgcaaaagtGATTGTCCACACGGATCATGCAGCACTTCGTTATCTTATGAACAAGAAAGATTACAAACcccggttgatgagatgggtgcttttgTTGCAAGAATTTTATATTGATATCCAAGATCTAAAAGGAAGcgaaaaccaagtggcagaccacttgtcttgtttggaagaggaggggaggccacatgatggccttgaaatcaatgactcctttCCCGATAAGCAACATTTGGCTATTTCAATGAAGGAGGTGGAATGGTTCGCGAATCTAGTAAATTTCCTTGTGAGTG ATGGagtgattagaagatgtgtactggaggaggaaaaatgtgaaattcttggggcttgtAATTCTTCACCATATAGTGGTTACCATGGTGGAGCGATAACGGCGGCCAAAGTGCTAAGttgcggtttctattggcctaCTCTTTACAAGGATGCAGGTGATCTAGTCAAGCGTTGTGATGAATGTTAG
- the LOC104210111 gene encoding suberization-associated anionic peroxidase-like: protein MAFRASHLSLALSLVALALAGVAIYRNTYEAMNMGLQKLSPNFELSESAVSILTLNNNVDQQNSHELSQQSPESCVFSAVRGVVDSAIDTERRMGASLIRLHFHDCFVDGCDGGILLDDIAGSFQGEQTSPPNDNSARGYEVIAQAKQSVKDTCPNISVSCADILAIAARDSVVKLGGQTYNIALGRRDARTANFTGALTQLPAPFDNLTVQITKFSDKNFTVREMVALAGAHTVGFTRCVTVCNSNNVNPAASLSCNCSVTQNNTNLQQLDTTPTVFDKVYYEDLNRNQGILFSDQVLTGNTTTAAIVTTYSNDSNVFFGDFAAAMIKMGNLPPSQGVQLEIRDVCSRVNPSSVASM from the exons ATGGCTTTTCGTGCAAGTCATTTGAGCCTTGCCCTGAGCCTTGTGGCACTTGCACTAGCAGGTGTTGCTATTTATAGGAACACTTATGAAGCCATGAATATGGGACTCCAAAAGCTCTCTCCTAATTTTGAGTTGTCGGAGTCGGCAGTCAGCAttttaactctaaataataatgtTGATCAGCAAAATTCACACGAGTTGAGTCAGCAATCTCCAGAATCATGCGTCTTCTCAGCTGTTCGAGGAGTTGTGGATAGTGCTATTGACACAGAAAGACGCATGGGAGCTTCTCTCATTCGTCTCCATTTCCACGACTGCTTTGTTGAT GGTTGCGATGGAGGTATTCTTCTAGATGATATTGCTGGATCATTCCAAGGAGAACAAACCTCACCACCCAACGACAACTCAGCCAGAGGTTATGAAGTCATAGCACAAGCTAAACAAAGTGTAAAAGATACTTGTCCCAACATATCTGTTTCTTGTGCAGACATCTTAGCCATTGCTGCTCGTGATTCTGTTGTTAAA CTAGGAGGACAAACCTATAACATTGCACTGGGGAGAAGAGATGCAAGAACGGCCAACTTCACCGGTGCTTTAACTCAGCTTCCAGCTCCATTCGACAACCTTACCGTCCAAATCACGAAATTCAGTGACAAAAACTTTACTGTCCGGGAAATGGTGGCGCTAGCCGGTGCACACACTGTGGGATTCACCAGATGTGTCACTGTGTGCAACAGCAACAATGTTAACCCGGCTGCAAGTCTTTCCTGCAACTGCTCCGTCACTCAAAACAATACGAACTTGCAACAATTGGACACCACTCCTACTGTGTTCGACAAAGTATACTACGAGGACTTAAACAGGAACCAGGGGATACTATTCTCTGATCAAGTATTGACGGGGAATACCACAACTGCTGCTATTGTAACAACCTATAGCAATGATAGTAACGTTTTCTTTGGAGATTTTGCAGCTGCCATGATCAAGATGGGAAACTTGCCTCCCTCACAGGGCGTTCAATTGGAAATTCGTGATGTTTGCAGCAGAGTCAATCCCAGTTCTGTGGCTTCTATGTGA